One window of Populus nigra chromosome 5, ddPopNigr1.1, whole genome shotgun sequence genomic DNA carries:
- the LOC133693198 gene encoding uncharacterized protein LOC133693198 yields the protein MEANICDISHLDADVLLPPRKRLLAGFKKQSSDGDGASRPPIVASSSSSASPPSPSPSPTPRSPSSSEFQTQLNILLSSHFNSSHNLSPEQIVEASRSAAEAAVKAAEAARAAAQEKAIIAAKAVSAARSALALVASFPEEAASKDKFLKKNKLKKHVQVQLLYKKHQPVENFRDDEKLARKLHRVMNSSPRISKNSSSSDLKGGHRNKKHKSSPSSERIRVSNGSTMFGENLPSSCNGHAIAGELDSDESIQEAHTSIPDEKALKYEKTGQLDIDNWEAESSHLKEKNRGDSGSPSKKRGRLKLKKLPLSICNSKDQSNPKEGSLPKILPLADKTMGNPTSRSKPLFPMEPSSGTLVQIEATSIWKCQEFKAPACIKQNKVVQS from the coding sequence ATGGAGGCTAACATATGTGACATCAGTCACTTGGATGCTGATGTCCTTTTGCCTCCTCGAAAGCGCCTGCTTGCTGGATTCAAGAAACAGAGTTCTGATGGTGATGGTGCTTCACGTCCTCCTATAGTTGCGTCCTCTTCATCTTCAGCATCTCCTCCTTCTCCATCTCCTTCTCCAACACCTCGATCTCCTTCTTCGAGTGAATTTCAGACACAACTTAACATTCTGTTGAGTTCCCATTTTAATAGTAGTCACAACCTTTCACCTGAGCAGATTGTAGAGGCCTCAAGGTCAGCAGCTGAGGCTGCTGTTAAGGCTGCAGAGGCTGCAAGAGCAGCAGCTCAGGAAAAGGCTATTATTGCAGCAAAAGCAGTGTCTGCTGCCAGGAGTGCTTTAGCCTTGGTTGCATCATTTCCTGAAGAGGCAGCTAGCAAGGATAAATTCCTGAAAAAGAATAAGTTGAAGAAGCATGTTCAAGTTCAGCTCTTGTACAAAAAGCACCAACCAGTTGAGAATTTTAGGGATGATGAAAAATTAGCTCGTAAGTTGCATCGAGTTATGAATAGCTCCCCAAGAATTTCAAAGAATTCTTCCAGTTCTGACTTGAAGGGTGGCCATAGAAATAAGAAGCATAAAAGCTCACCAAGTTCTGAAAGAATTAGGGTTTCAAATGGAAGTACAATGTTTGGAGAGAACCTGCCTTCGTCTTGCAATGGGCATGCCATAGCAGGTGAGTTGGATTCTGATGAATCCATCCAGGAGGCGCACACAAGTATCCCAGATGAAAAGGcattgaaatatgaaaaaactgGCCAATTAGACATAGATAACTGGGAAGCAGAGTCAAGtcatttgaaagagaaaaaccgGGGTGATTCAGGTTCCCCTAGTAAAAAGAGGGGAAGACTGAAACTGAAGAAGTTGCCGTTAAGCATTTGTAACTCTAAGGATCAATCAAACCCCAAGGAAGGTAGTCTTCCTAAAATCCTCCCATTGGCTGATAAGACCATGGGCAATCCTACTTCTCGTAGCAAGCCTTTGTTTCCAATGGAGCCTTCCTCTGGTACTCTGGTGCAAATTGAGGCTACATCAATTTGGAAATGCCAGGAGTTCAAAGCACCCGCATGCATCAAACAGAATAAAgtcgttcagtcataa
- the LOC133693821 gene encoding DNA mismatch repair protein MLH3 isoform X2, which translates to MGIIKRLPVSARSTMRSGILVFDLTRVVEELVFNSLDAGAKKVSVYVAVGTCYVKVSDDGCGISRDGLVLLGERYVTSKVQHLADMDVASGNFGFRGEALSSIADVSVLDVLTKARGMPNGYRKVMKGSKCLCLGIDDDIKDVGTTVVVRDLFYNQPVRRKYMQSSPKKILHLVKKCALRVALMHSEVSFKVVDIESEEELLCTNPSSAMSLLMSGFGIEDSSSLHELNISDGVLKLSGYISGPCSSFSIKAFQYVYINSRFVCKGPIHKLLNHLASRFEHPVLQKANSVSQKGKKSRPQPCPAYILNLSCPFSLYDLTFEPSKTHAEFKDWNPILAFIEEVIQQLWRECTVIGESSTRATDTFQKNDIWQEDFFDADFSGFAIKKGGVKIHQSSHHLISCPLKMLNKEVDHLFHGKHDKVPQEFYSNVSEFKEEQVDKEFVLQGDYSSQTWNGSISGYMPRATKTDECHLLTSDKNFLLPDNCFLEDSFTTRERLSDHMQSHFSSSEWQNESPKIDSVARNESLGSAFSFDHYGFRNELPFSKSNIKPILQSCSSQKSLSLDRDFFAGKEAFEFLNDGFKNKRRRLCTDENVGVPKENVGIPKGGTIFDIYPCALLQDNASCTQQLPADTDGAEMSAAFDLLPDACVNSSSPIGKLLAKGKGLASNSILQLEMYASGNHSSMSDWCSVTSSAFSQAKAWDAERFPDDNASEGSKGWGKKENCWHLPDSWEIMSKPSSQDNFFSSCTSSVLDFKNSADSSKDICKLPQWQDQNNEFSLQHSDISVGETNWLLLDPGSKDPKRNDECERQENQLRYKACVRDHVAKERSRRSNSTPPFYRLKRRFISLNNHPMRKEEEPHTQLFHDWLTSPEANDFEHLPLQPSHVEEDLTQRTKSNGKNMPDTMPNKETPEGNPEHFQHPKAYDSPPEGFMPKDTQESMDYRIKWRNGCQQIANHNLSSNVDNQRNILDISSGFLHLAGNLLVPESIHRNCLQDARVLHQVDKKFIPIVAGGTLAVIDQHAADERIRLEELRQKVLSGEEKTVTYLDAEQELILPEIGYQLLHNYAEQVGEWGWICNIQGSGTFKKNLNILHQQPTVITLLAVPCILGVNLSDGDLLEFLQQLSDTDGSSTLPPSVLRVLNYKACRGAIMFGDSLLPSECSLIVEELKQTTLCFQCAHGRPTTIPVVNLEALQKQIAKLGVLNDGSNDLWHGLRRHELSLERAAQRLSAARG; encoded by the exons ATGGGTATAATTAAGCGATTACCGGTGTCAGCACGCAGCACAATGCGTTCAGGGATCTTGGTGTTTGATTTAACAAGAGTTGTAGAGGAGCTTGTTTTTAATAGCTTGGATGCTGGTGCTAAAAAG GTTTCGGTTTACGTGGCTGTTGGGACCTGCTATGTGAAAGTTTCTGATGATG GATGTGGGATTTCACGGGATGGATTGGTGTTACTGGGAGAAAGATACG TGACCTCAAAGGTTCAACATTTGGCTGATATGGATGTTGCTAGTGGAAACTTTGGCTTCCGGGGAGAAGCTTTGTCTTCTATCGCTGATGTCTCAGTGTTAGATGTATTGACAAAAGCTCGTGGAATGCCGAATGGATATCGCAAGGTCATGAAG GGATCTAAGTGTTTGTGTTTGGGAATTGATGATGATATTAAAGATGTCGGCACTACAG TTGTTGTTCGTGATTTATTTTACAACCAACCAGTTCGGAGGAAATATATGCAATCCAG CCCTAAGAAGATACTGCACTTGGTAAAAAAATGTGCACTTCGTGTTGCTCTTATGCATTCAGAGGTGTCCTTTAAAGTTGTTGATATTGAAAG TGAGGAGGAGCTTCTCTGCACAAATCCATCTTCTGCAATGTCACTGTTGATGAGTGGATTTGGAATTGAAGATTCCAGCTCTCTTCATGAACTGAATATCAGTGATGGTGTATTAAAGCTTTCTGGCTATATATCTGGTCCATGCAGTAGTTTTTCCATCAAG GCTTTCCAATATGTTT ATATCAATTCACGGTTTGTTTGCAAAGGCCCAATTCACAAATTGCTAAATCACCTAGCCTCTAGATTTGAGCATCCAGTTCTGCAGAAGGCTAACAGTGTGtctcaaaaaggaaagaaaagcagGCCTCAACCATGTCCagcttatattttaaatttgagttgccctttctctctctatgaTTTAACCTTTGAGCCATCAAAGACACATGCTGAATTCAAG GATTGGAATCCTATCCTTGCCTTCATTGAGGAGGTCATTCAACAACTCTGGAGGGAATGCACCGTTATTG GAGAATCCTCAACTCGGGCAACAGATACGTTCCAGAAAAATGACATTTGGCAGGAAG ATTTTTTTGATGCAGATTTTTCTGGATTTGCAATAAAGAAAGGCGGGGTTAAAATTCACCAGTCTTCTCATCATCTCATTTCTTGCCCTTTGAAGATGCTAAACAAAGAGGTCGACCATCTTTTTCATGGGAAGCATGATAAAGTTCCTCAAGAATTCTACTCAAATGTTTCAGAATTCAAAGAGGAACAAGTTGATAAGGAATTTGTTCTTCAGGGTGACTACTCTTCCCAAACATGGAATGGATCCATCTCTGGATACATGCCAAGAGCAACCAAAACAGATGAGTGTCATCTCTTGACATCtgataagaattttttattgccAGATAATTGCTTCTTGGAAGATAGTTTCACTACCAGGGAAAGACTCAGTGATCACATGCAGAGCCATTTCTCAAGCTCAGAATGGCAAAACGAGTCCCCAAAAATTGATTCCGTGGCAAGAAATGAATCTCTTGGGAGTGCATTCTCCTTTGATCATTATGGATTCAGAAACGAATTACCGTTTAGCAAGAGTAATATAAAACCCATTTTACAGAGTTGCTCCTCACAGAAAAGCCTGTCACTTGATAGGGATTTTTTTGCTGGCAAGGAAGCATTTGAATTTCTTAATGATGGCTTCAAGAACAAAAGAAGACGGCTTTGCACAGATGAAAATGTGGGTGTCCCAAAAGAAAATGTGGGTATCCCAAAAGGGGGTACGATATTTGATATCTATCCCTGTGCTTTACTGCAGGACAATGCATCGTGTACTCAGCAGTTGCCTGCAGATACTGATGGAGCTGAGATGTCTGCAGCTTTTGATCTTCTGCCAGATGCTTGTGTAAATTCTTCTTCACCAATTGGAAAACTTTTAGCTAAAGGGAAAGGTCTTGCATCAAATTCTATCCTACAATTAGAAATGTATGCGTCTGGAAATCATTCATCAATGTCTGATTGGTGTTCTGTAACTTCAAGTGCTTTTTCTCAAGCAAAAGCTTGGGATGCTGAACGCTTTCCAGATGATAATGCAAGTGAGGGGAGCAAGGGATGGGGTAAAAAGGAAAATTGTTGGCATCTTCCTGATAGCTGGGAGATTATGTCAAAGCCTTCCAGCCAAGATAACTTCTTCTCAAGTTGTACAAGCAGTgtgttagattttaaaaattcagCTGATTCTAGTAAAGATATCTGCAAATTGCCTCAGTGGCAGgatcaaaataatgaattttcttTACAACATTCAGATATATCTGTTGGTGAGACAAACTGGCTCCTTTTGGACCCAGGTTCTAAAGATCCTAAAAGGAATGATGAGTGTGAAAGGCAAGAGAATCAACTAAGATATAAAGCTTGTGTACGAGATCATGTTGCCAAAGAACGATCCAGAAGAAGCAATTCAACCCCACCATTTTACAGACTGAAGAGGAGGTTTATTTCCTTAAACAACCACCCAAtgaggaaagaagaagaaccaCACACTCAGTTGTTCCATGATTGGCTCACTTCTCCAG AAGCTAATGACTTTGAGCATCTACCTCTCCAGCCTAGTCATGTGGAGGAGGATTTAACACAAAGAACCAA ATCCAATGGAAAGAACATGCCAGATACCATGCCGAACAAGGAGACTCCAGAAGGAAATCCAGAGCACTTCCAACACCCTAAGGCTTATGATTCTCCACCTGAAG GCTTCATGCCAAAGGACACCCAGGAGTCAATGGATTATAGGATCAAATGGCGGAATGGCTGCCAACAAATTGCA AATCACAACCTGTCATCCAATGTTGACAATCAGCGAAATATACTTGACATCTCTTCGGGGTTCTTGCATCTTGCTGGAAATTTATTAGTTCCAGAATCTATTCATAGGAATTGCCTTCAGGATGCCAGAGTCCTTCATCAGGTAGACAAGAAATTCATCCCAATTGTAGCTGGTGGGACACTTGCTGTTATAGACCAG CATGCAGCAGATGAAAGGATTCGACTGGAAGAACTTCGTCAAAAG GTATTATCTGGAGAAGAGAAGACAGTTACCTATCTTGATGCTGAACAAGAGCTG ATACTTCCTGAAATAGGGTATCAGCTACTTCACAATTATGCTGAACAAGTAGGAGAATGGGGATGGATCTGCAATATTCAAGGTTCAGGGACCTTCAAGAA GAATTTGAATATTCTCCACCAGCAGCCAACTGTGATTACACTTCTTGCA GTACCATGCATTTTAGGGGTCAATTTGTCTGATGGAGATCTCTTGGAATTTCTGCAGCAG CTTTCTGATACAGATGGCTCTTCAACTTTGCCGCCATCTGTTCTTCGTGTGCTCAATTATAAAGCATGCAGAG GCGCAATCATGTTTGGAGATTCGTTGCTACCATCAGAATGTTCACTTATTGTCGAAGAGCTAAAGCAGACCACACTTTGTTTTCAA TGCGCCCACGGGCGACCAACAACTATTCCTGTTGTCAACCTTGAGGCGTTGCAAAAGCAGATAGCAAAACTTGGAGTGCTAAATGATGGTTCAAATGACTTGTGGCATGGATTACGCCGACATGAACTCAGCCTTGAACGTGCAGCACAGCGTTTAAGTGCAGCTAGAGGCTAG
- the LOC133693821 gene encoding DNA mismatch repair protein MLH3 isoform X1 — translation MGIIKRLPVSARSTMRSGILVFDLTRVVEELVFNSLDAGAKKVSVYVAVGTCYVKVSDDGCGISRDGLVLLGERYVTSKVQHLADMDVASGNFGFRGEALSSIADVSVLDVLTKARGMPNGYRKVMKGSKCLCLGIDDDIKDVGTTVVVRDLFYNQPVRRKYMQSSPKKILHLVKKCALRVALMHSEVSFKVVDIESEEELLCTNPSSAMSLLMSGFGIEDSSSLHELNISDGVLKLSGYISGPCSSFSIKAFQYVYINSRFVCKGPIHKLLNHLASRFEHPVLQKANSVSQKGKKSRPQPCPAYILNLSCPFSLYDLTFEPSKTHAEFKDWNPILAFIEEVIQQLWRECTVIGESSTRATDTFQKNDIWQEGNDITSVKQDFFDADFSGFAIKKGGVKIHQSSHHLISCPLKMLNKEVDHLFHGKHDKVPQEFYSNVSEFKEEQVDKEFVLQGDYSSQTWNGSISGYMPRATKTDECHLLTSDKNFLLPDNCFLEDSFTTRERLSDHMQSHFSSSEWQNESPKIDSVARNESLGSAFSFDHYGFRNELPFSKSNIKPILQSCSSQKSLSLDRDFFAGKEAFEFLNDGFKNKRRRLCTDENVGVPKENVGIPKGGTIFDIYPCALLQDNASCTQQLPADTDGAEMSAAFDLLPDACVNSSSPIGKLLAKGKGLASNSILQLEMYASGNHSSMSDWCSVTSSAFSQAKAWDAERFPDDNASEGSKGWGKKENCWHLPDSWEIMSKPSSQDNFFSSCTSSVLDFKNSADSSKDICKLPQWQDQNNEFSLQHSDISVGETNWLLLDPGSKDPKRNDECERQENQLRYKACVRDHVAKERSRRSNSTPPFYRLKRRFISLNNHPMRKEEEPHTQLFHDWLTSPEANDFEHLPLQPSHVEEDLTQRTKSNGKNMPDTMPNKETPEGNPEHFQHPKAYDSPPEGFMPKDTQESMDYRIKWRNGCQQIANHNLSSNVDNQRNILDISSGFLHLAGNLLVPESIHRNCLQDARVLHQVDKKFIPIVAGGTLAVIDQHAADERIRLEELRQKVLSGEEKTVTYLDAEQELILPEIGYQLLHNYAEQVGEWGWICNIQGSGTFKKNLNILHQQPTVITLLAVPCILGVNLSDGDLLEFLQQLSDTDGSSTLPPSVLRVLNYKACRGAIMFGDSLLPSECSLIVEELKQTTLCFQCAHGRPTTIPVVNLEALQKQIAKLGVLNDGSNDLWHGLRRHELSLERAAQRLSAARG, via the exons ATGGGTATAATTAAGCGATTACCGGTGTCAGCACGCAGCACAATGCGTTCAGGGATCTTGGTGTTTGATTTAACAAGAGTTGTAGAGGAGCTTGTTTTTAATAGCTTGGATGCTGGTGCTAAAAAG GTTTCGGTTTACGTGGCTGTTGGGACCTGCTATGTGAAAGTTTCTGATGATG GATGTGGGATTTCACGGGATGGATTGGTGTTACTGGGAGAAAGATACG TGACCTCAAAGGTTCAACATTTGGCTGATATGGATGTTGCTAGTGGAAACTTTGGCTTCCGGGGAGAAGCTTTGTCTTCTATCGCTGATGTCTCAGTGTTAGATGTATTGACAAAAGCTCGTGGAATGCCGAATGGATATCGCAAGGTCATGAAG GGATCTAAGTGTTTGTGTTTGGGAATTGATGATGATATTAAAGATGTCGGCACTACAG TTGTTGTTCGTGATTTATTTTACAACCAACCAGTTCGGAGGAAATATATGCAATCCAG CCCTAAGAAGATACTGCACTTGGTAAAAAAATGTGCACTTCGTGTTGCTCTTATGCATTCAGAGGTGTCCTTTAAAGTTGTTGATATTGAAAG TGAGGAGGAGCTTCTCTGCACAAATCCATCTTCTGCAATGTCACTGTTGATGAGTGGATTTGGAATTGAAGATTCCAGCTCTCTTCATGAACTGAATATCAGTGATGGTGTATTAAAGCTTTCTGGCTATATATCTGGTCCATGCAGTAGTTTTTCCATCAAG GCTTTCCAATATGTTT ATATCAATTCACGGTTTGTTTGCAAAGGCCCAATTCACAAATTGCTAAATCACCTAGCCTCTAGATTTGAGCATCCAGTTCTGCAGAAGGCTAACAGTGTGtctcaaaaaggaaagaaaagcagGCCTCAACCATGTCCagcttatattttaaatttgagttgccctttctctctctatgaTTTAACCTTTGAGCCATCAAAGACACATGCTGAATTCAAG GATTGGAATCCTATCCTTGCCTTCATTGAGGAGGTCATTCAACAACTCTGGAGGGAATGCACCGTTATTG GAGAATCCTCAACTCGGGCAACAGATACGTTCCAGAAAAATGACATTTGGCAGGAAGGTAATGATATCACATCAGTGAAACAAG ATTTTTTTGATGCAGATTTTTCTGGATTTGCAATAAAGAAAGGCGGGGTTAAAATTCACCAGTCTTCTCATCATCTCATTTCTTGCCCTTTGAAGATGCTAAACAAAGAGGTCGACCATCTTTTTCATGGGAAGCATGATAAAGTTCCTCAAGAATTCTACTCAAATGTTTCAGAATTCAAAGAGGAACAAGTTGATAAGGAATTTGTTCTTCAGGGTGACTACTCTTCCCAAACATGGAATGGATCCATCTCTGGATACATGCCAAGAGCAACCAAAACAGATGAGTGTCATCTCTTGACATCtgataagaattttttattgccAGATAATTGCTTCTTGGAAGATAGTTTCACTACCAGGGAAAGACTCAGTGATCACATGCAGAGCCATTTCTCAAGCTCAGAATGGCAAAACGAGTCCCCAAAAATTGATTCCGTGGCAAGAAATGAATCTCTTGGGAGTGCATTCTCCTTTGATCATTATGGATTCAGAAACGAATTACCGTTTAGCAAGAGTAATATAAAACCCATTTTACAGAGTTGCTCCTCACAGAAAAGCCTGTCACTTGATAGGGATTTTTTTGCTGGCAAGGAAGCATTTGAATTTCTTAATGATGGCTTCAAGAACAAAAGAAGACGGCTTTGCACAGATGAAAATGTGGGTGTCCCAAAAGAAAATGTGGGTATCCCAAAAGGGGGTACGATATTTGATATCTATCCCTGTGCTTTACTGCAGGACAATGCATCGTGTACTCAGCAGTTGCCTGCAGATACTGATGGAGCTGAGATGTCTGCAGCTTTTGATCTTCTGCCAGATGCTTGTGTAAATTCTTCTTCACCAATTGGAAAACTTTTAGCTAAAGGGAAAGGTCTTGCATCAAATTCTATCCTACAATTAGAAATGTATGCGTCTGGAAATCATTCATCAATGTCTGATTGGTGTTCTGTAACTTCAAGTGCTTTTTCTCAAGCAAAAGCTTGGGATGCTGAACGCTTTCCAGATGATAATGCAAGTGAGGGGAGCAAGGGATGGGGTAAAAAGGAAAATTGTTGGCATCTTCCTGATAGCTGGGAGATTATGTCAAAGCCTTCCAGCCAAGATAACTTCTTCTCAAGTTGTACAAGCAGTgtgttagattttaaaaattcagCTGATTCTAGTAAAGATATCTGCAAATTGCCTCAGTGGCAGgatcaaaataatgaattttcttTACAACATTCAGATATATCTGTTGGTGAGACAAACTGGCTCCTTTTGGACCCAGGTTCTAAAGATCCTAAAAGGAATGATGAGTGTGAAAGGCAAGAGAATCAACTAAGATATAAAGCTTGTGTACGAGATCATGTTGCCAAAGAACGATCCAGAAGAAGCAATTCAACCCCACCATTTTACAGACTGAAGAGGAGGTTTATTTCCTTAAACAACCACCCAAtgaggaaagaagaagaaccaCACACTCAGTTGTTCCATGATTGGCTCACTTCTCCAG AAGCTAATGACTTTGAGCATCTACCTCTCCAGCCTAGTCATGTGGAGGAGGATTTAACACAAAGAACCAA ATCCAATGGAAAGAACATGCCAGATACCATGCCGAACAAGGAGACTCCAGAAGGAAATCCAGAGCACTTCCAACACCCTAAGGCTTATGATTCTCCACCTGAAG GCTTCATGCCAAAGGACACCCAGGAGTCAATGGATTATAGGATCAAATGGCGGAATGGCTGCCAACAAATTGCA AATCACAACCTGTCATCCAATGTTGACAATCAGCGAAATATACTTGACATCTCTTCGGGGTTCTTGCATCTTGCTGGAAATTTATTAGTTCCAGAATCTATTCATAGGAATTGCCTTCAGGATGCCAGAGTCCTTCATCAGGTAGACAAGAAATTCATCCCAATTGTAGCTGGTGGGACACTTGCTGTTATAGACCAG CATGCAGCAGATGAAAGGATTCGACTGGAAGAACTTCGTCAAAAG GTATTATCTGGAGAAGAGAAGACAGTTACCTATCTTGATGCTGAACAAGAGCTG ATACTTCCTGAAATAGGGTATCAGCTACTTCACAATTATGCTGAACAAGTAGGAGAATGGGGATGGATCTGCAATATTCAAGGTTCAGGGACCTTCAAGAA GAATTTGAATATTCTCCACCAGCAGCCAACTGTGATTACACTTCTTGCA GTACCATGCATTTTAGGGGTCAATTTGTCTGATGGAGATCTCTTGGAATTTCTGCAGCAG CTTTCTGATACAGATGGCTCTTCAACTTTGCCGCCATCTGTTCTTCGTGTGCTCAATTATAAAGCATGCAGAG GCGCAATCATGTTTGGAGATTCGTTGCTACCATCAGAATGTTCACTTATTGTCGAAGAGCTAAAGCAGACCACACTTTGTTTTCAA TGCGCCCACGGGCGACCAACAACTATTCCTGTTGTCAACCTTGAGGCGTTGCAAAAGCAGATAGCAAAACTTGGAGTGCTAAATGATGGTTCAAATGACTTGTGGCATGGATTACGCCGACATGAACTCAGCCTTGAACGTGCAGCACAGCGTTTAAGTGCAGCTAGAGGCTAG
- the LOC133693822 gene encoding WUSCHEL-related homeobox 13 — translation MDWDNNQENHQDSHQNQRECRNGINGTNVNVNGNGGTNMLYVKVMTDEQLETLRKQIAVYAAICEQLVEMHKTLSAQQDLAGGRLGNLYCDPLMASGGHKITARQRWTPTPVQLQILERIFDQGNGTPSKQKIKEITSELSQHGQISETNVYNWFQNRRARSKRKQLVASSNNAESEVETEVDSLNEKKKPEIYHAQQNPPRAEDLCFQSPEISSELHFLGDDHLTGKMGVPGNYNLYDQAEDYGMAG, via the exons ATGGACTGGGACAACAATCAAGAAAATCACCAGGACAGTCATCAAAATCAAAGAGAGTGTAGAAATGGGATTAACGGGACTAATGTGAATGTGAATGGCAATGGTGGAACTAATATGTTGTATGTGAAAGTCATGACAGATGAACAACTGGAAACTTTAAGGAAGCAAATTGCTGTTTATGCTGCTATTTGTGAACAGCTTGTTGAGATGCATAAAACCCTCTCTGCCCAGCAAGATCTTGCAG GAGGCAGGCTGGGGAATCTATACTGTGACCCATTGATGGCATCTGGGGGTCACAAAATTACTGCCAGACAGCGGTGGACTCCAACACCTGTGCAGCTTCAAATTCTTGAGCGGATCTTTGATCAAGGAAATGGAACTCCAAGCAAGCAAAAGATTAAGGAGATAACATCTGAACTCAGTCAGCATGGACAAATTTCTGAAACAAACGTCTATAATTGGTTCCAAAATAGGCGTGCTCGATCAAAAAGAAAGCAGTTAGTTGCATCATCCAACAATGCTGAATCAGAAGTAGAGACAGAAGTTGATTcattaaatgaaaagaagaaaccaGAAATATATCACGCCCAACAGAACCCTCCTAGGGCTGAAGATCTGTGCTTCCAAAGCCCTGAGATAAGCTCTGAACTTCATTTCTTGG GGGATGACCACCTGACAGGAAAGATGGGAGTGCCAGGGAACTATAATCTTTACGATCAAGCAGAGGACTATGGCATGGCAGGCTGA